The Herbiconiux sp. A18JL235 region GCTACGTGATGGGGGAGGGCGTGCGCCTGGTGTCGAGCGACACCGAGACGGCGAACGACGTCTACCGCACCCTGGTGGGTGCCGGCATCGAACGCACCGCGCCGGGCCGCCCCGTCTACCGCTACGAGGCCACCGGCGGCAGCGCCGCCGAGTTCCTGCGCCTCGCCGACCAGTTCCTCGGCCCCGAGGTCTCCTCGGTCGAGCTGGTGCACACCGGAGCCATCCAGCTGCCCCGCAGCGAGCCACGACCCCACCGATCCACCGAGGAGAACCCGTGACCGACACCGCACCCCTGCGCAAAGACGGCCGAACCGCCGACCAGCTCCGCACCGTCACCATCGAGCGCGGCTGGAGCGAGCAGGCCGAGGGCAGCGCCCTGGTCTCCTTCGGCAAGACCAAGGTGCTCTGCACCGCGTCCTTCACCAACGGCGTGCCGCGGTGGAAGGCGGGCTCCGGCAAGGGCTGGGTGACCGCCGAGTACGCGATGCTGCCGCGCTCGACGAACGACCGCATGGATCGCGAGGCAGTGAAGGGCCGCATCGGCGGCCGCACTCACGAGATCTCGCGCCTCATCGGGCGGTCGCTGCGCGCGGTCGTCGACATGAAGTCGCTCGGCGAGAACACCATCGTCATCGACTGCGACGTACTGCAGGCCGACGGCGGCACCCGCACCGCAGCCATCACCGGCGCCTACGTCGCCCTCGCCGACGCCATCGAGTGGGCGCGCACGAAGAAGTTCATCGCGCAGAAGGCGAAGCCGCTCATCGACTCGGTGTCGGCGGTCTCGGTGGGCATCATCGACGGCGAGCCCATGCTCGACCTCGCCTACGTCGAAGACGTGCGGGCCGAGACCGACATGAACGTCGTGGTCACCGGTCGCGGCCTGTTCGTCGAGGTGCAGGGCACCGCCGAGGGCGCTCCGTTCGACCGCCGTGAGCTCGACTCCCTGCTCGACCTCGCGCTGGTGGGCACCTCGGAGCTCGCCCTCCTGCAGGGCGCGGTGCTCGCAGCCCCGGGCGACGAGGGCACCGCCCGATGAAGGTCGTGCTGGCCACCCACAACGCCCACAAGGTCGAGGAGTTCCAGGGCATCCTGGGCCGCGCCCTTCCCGAGCTCGAGATCGTCGCCTACGACGGCCCCGAGCCGGTCGAAGACGGCACGAGCTTCGACGAGAACGCGCTCATCAAGGCGCGTGCCGCCGCCGCGCACACCGGCCTGCCCGCCCTCGCCGACGACTCGGGCATCTGCGTCGACGTGCTGGGTGGCGCGCCCGGCATCTTCTCCGCCCGCTGGGCCGGCCACGGTCGTGGTGCCGTCGCGAACCTCGAGCTGCTGCTCGACCAGCTCGCCGACATCGCCCCTGAGCACCGCGCCGCCTCCTTCGCCTGCCACATCGCCATCGTGAACCCCGCCTCGGGCTTCGAGACGGTGGTCTCGGGAAGCTGGCCGGGGCGGCTCGCCACCGAGGTGCACGGGGAGGGCGGTTTCGGCTACGACCCGATCTTCGTGCCGGAGGGGCACGACATCACGGCGGCCGAGCTCACAGCCGCGCAGAAGAACGCCATCAGCCACCGCGCCCGCGCGTTCGAGGCGGCGATCCCGGTGTTGAGAATGAACGTCATTCCCGACTAGCCCCGACGCGCCCTCGCACCGCTCGCGGCGAGCTACGGTTGATGCGATGGCCGAGCACACCGACACCCACGATCACGTCGCAGACCACGGATGCGGCGGCTCGGTCGCGCGCACGCACGCCGTCTCCGAGACGGCAGGGGCGGCAACCCCGACCGGCGGCGGCCACTCGCACGACCACGCCTCCGGCGCCAACCGCACGCGGCTGTCGATCGCGATCGCCATCGTCGCCACGGTGCTCGTGGTCGAGACCGTGGGGGCGGTGCTGAGCGGCTCGCTGTCGCTGTTCGCCGACGCCGGACACATGCTCTCCGACCTCATCGGGCTGATCATCGCTCTGGTCGCCACCATCGTGGCGGCCCGCCCCGCGAACCAGCGCCACAGCTACGGCTACCAGCGGGCCGAGGTGTTCGGCGCGCTCGCCAACGGCCTCATCCTGGTAGGGCTCGCCGTCTTCGTCACCTGGGAGGCCGTCTCGCGGCTCCTCGCCGAGGAATCGGGGGAGGTGCGCGGTGGCCTGATGCTGCTGGTGGCCGGCATCGGCCTGGTGGCGAATTTCGTCTCGCTCATGATCCTGCGCGGCGGGGCGAAGACCTCCATCAACATGCGTGGCGCTTACCTCGAGGTGCTCGGCGACCTCCTCGGCTCCGTCGCCGTCATCGTCGCCGCGGGCGTCATCCTGCTCACCGGCTTCGAGAAGGCCGACGCCATCGCCTCGCTCGTCATCGCCGCCATGATCGTGCCGCGCGCGATCTCGCTGCTGCGCGACGTCGTCGCCGTGCTGAGTCAGTCGACCCCGGCGTCGATGGACGTCGCGGGCATCCGCGGCCACATCCTCGCCGAGCCCGGCGTCGTCGACGTGCACGACGTGCACGTGTGGGCGATCACCTCGGGCCGCTACGTGTTCTCGGCGCACGTCGTGGTGGAGCGCGAGGTTTTCGAGCGCGGCGAGACGGGCCCCCTCCTCGACAGCCTCGGCGGCTGCCTGTCAGGGCACTTCGACGTGGAGCACTCGACCTTCCAGCTCGAACCCGCCGAGCACGCCCGGCACGAGCAGTCGGCTCACGAGTGAATGGTCGACGCTGGCGCTAGGAGCGCGGTGAGTCGAGGTCGTTGCCGAACACCTCGGGCTCGAGGGTGAGCTTCTCGGCGGCGCCGGTGATCTCCACCTCTTCGGCCTCGGCGGCGGCGACCGACTTCTTCGCCTTGCTGCGCTCGCGCAGGTAGTGGAAGACGGTGGGGATGACGGTGAGCACGACCACGGCGATGAGCACGACGTCGAGGTACTTCTCGGCGAACTCCTTCACGATCGGGATCTGGCCGAGACCGTAGCCGAGAAGCGTGACCCCTGAGCCCCAGATGATGGCGCCGATGGCGTTGTAGAGCGAGTACCTCTTGTAGTTCATGTGCCCGACGCCCGCGGCGATGGGAGCGAAGGTGCGCACGATCGGCACGAAGCGGGCCATGATCACGGCGAGGGCGCCGAAGCGCTCGAAGAAGGCGTTGGTGCGTTCGACGTTGCGCACGCTGAACAGCCCCGATTCCCGGCGTTCGAACACGCGGGGTCCGAGCTTGTGGCCGATGAGGTAGCCGACCTCACCGCCGAGGAATGCGGCGAAGGAGATCGCCAGGCACACCCACCAGATGTCGATGCCGAACTTGCCGCCGACGGCGAGCACGCCGGTGAAGAACAGCAGCGTGTCGCCCGGGAGGAGGAAACCGACGAGCAGGCCCGTCTCGGCGAAGACGATCGCGCACACCACGAGGAGCGCCACCGGGCCGAACACCCCGCCCAGGAGCGTGTTGGGATCGAGCCACGGGATGAGGGCTGACGGTACGGCGGTCACTGCATGGTCTCCAGTCGTCGGGGCGGCCACGCCACCCGGCGGTGAGTCGGCTCGGGAGTGCGGGAGAAGGGACTTGAACCCTCACGCTCGAAAGCACAGGAACCTAAATCCTGCGTGTCTGCCAATTTCACCACTCCCGCGCGGCTGGAATCCAGTGTAGGGGGTGGCTTGGCGGCGCATCCTCAGCCGGTGCCGCCCGCCGGCCGGGCCCGCGGATGCGGCACGTAGCGGGGGATGTTGCGCCACAGGATGGCGACACCCGCCAGCCCCACGACACCCACGAGCCCGGTCGCGACGGAGAGGGAGGCCACGGCCACGACTCCCGCCACCGCGAGCGGCGCGACGGCGGCGCCGGCATCGGCGGCGAAACGGAACGCGCCGAGGAACGGCGCGGGGTTCTCGCGCGGTGCGAGGTCGGCCGACAGGGTCATGATGATGCCGCTCCCGACGCCGTTGGCCACCCCGAGGAACACGGCGATGACCACGAACCACTGCACCGCACTGCCGAGCTCGTGCGTGACGGAGAGCGTCAGCAACGCGATGCTCATGCCGAGCATCGACGGCACCACGCTCCAGAGCCTGCCGAACCTGTCCATGATCTGGCCCGAGGTGTAGAACAGGGCGAAGTCGGCGGCGGCGCCGATGCCGATGACGAGTGCCGTGGTCTGCTCGGAGAGTCCGATGCTCACCGCCCACAACGGGAGGATGGCCAGACGGCTCGCCCGCAGCGCGCCGACCACGCCCGCGCCGGTGCCCATCCGCAGGAGCACTCCGCGGTGCAGCCAGATGGTGCGGAAGAGACCGGGCGCCTCGGCGGCGAGCTCGCGCTCACCCGCATCCGGTCGCTGCAGCCCTTCAGTGGGGTCGCGCATGACCACGAGCACCACGAGCACGGCGACGGCGCAGGCCACGTGCACGAAGAACACCGCCTCGACGGTGCCGGTCACGGCGATGACGGCGGCTCCGAGGAAGGGGCCGACGAACCAGCCCGCGCGGAACGCACCGCCGAGCGTCGACAGGGCACGGGCACGGATGCGCACCGGCACGTAGGTGGTCATGAACGCCTGGCGGGCCAGCGCGAAGGTGGCGGCGGAGAGGCCGATGAGGAACACGGCGAGGCCGAACACGGCGGCCTGCACCGCGATGATTGCGAGGGCGATGCCTAGGAGGGAGAGCAGGGCGGCGCCGATCATCGCCCGGCGCTCTCCGATCTTCGACACCAGCCAGCCGGCCGGGATGTCGCCCGCGAGCTGCCCGACCACGATCATTGCGGCGATGAGCGCCGCACCCGCCAGGTCGGCGCCGAGCGACGCGGCGACCGCGGGGATGATCGGGATGACGGCGCCCTCGCCGATCCCGAACAGCAGCGTGGGCACGAGGGCGGGGAGGGCGATCGACCTGAAGCGGAAGCCGTCGTCGATCGAGGTGGTCATTCCGTCTAGTTTACGCGCGGCAAGTACCTCGGGCGCGTCGGCCCACTCGATAGACTTGCCGCACGATGCTTGAACTCGACCTCTCCGAACAGATCGCCGCCCTGCGCAGCACCTTCCACGACATCCGCACCGTCGTCGACGTCGACGCCCTCACCGCGGAGATCGCCCGGCTGAGCGAGGAGGCGGGGGCGCCCGATCTCTGGGACGACACGGCGAAGGCGCAGCAGGTCACCAGTGCTCTCAGTCATCGGCAGGGGGAGCTGGCGAAGATCGAGAGCATCCAGACCAGGCTCGACGACCTCGAGGTGCTGATCGAGCTCGCCAACGAGGCGGGCGACGAAGACAGCGCAGAGGAGGCACGGGTCGAGCTCGCCGCCATCCAGAAGGTGCTCGGCGACCTCGAGGTGCAGACGCTGCTGAACGGCGAGTTCGACGCGCGACCCGCTGTGGTCACCATCCGTGCCGGCGCCGGCGGCGTCGACGCCGCAGACTTCGCCGAGATGCTCATGCGCATGTACCTGCGCTGGGCCGAGAAGCACGGCTACTCCTCCACCGTCATGGACACGAGCTACGCCGAAGAGGCCGGCATCAAGTCGGCGACCTTCGAGATCGACGCCCCCTACGCCTTCGGCACCCTGGGTGTCGAGGCGGGCACCCACCGCCTGGTGCGCATGAGCCCGTTCGGCGCGGCGGGCAAGCGTCAGACCAGCTTCGCCGCGGTCGAGGTCATCCCGCTGATGGAGGAGGCCGCCGTCATCGAGATCCCCGAGAGCGACATCAGGGTCGACGTCTTCCGCTCCTCCGGCCCCGGTGGCCAGTCGGTGAACACGACCGACTCCGCGGTGCGCATCACCCACCTCCCCACCGGAACCGTGGTCTCGATGCAGAACGAGAAGAGCCAGATCCAGAACCGCGCCGCGGCGATGCGGGTGCTGCAGTCGCGCCTCATGCTCATCCAGCGCGAGCAGGAGGCCGCCCAGAAGAAGGAGCTCGCGGGCAACATCACCGCCAGCTGGGGCGACCAGATGCGCAGCTACGTGCTGGCGCCCTACCAGATGGTCAAGGACCTCCGCACCGAGTTCGAGGTCAACAACCCCTCCGCCGTGTTCGACGGCGACCTGGACGGCTTCATCAACGCCGGCATCCGGTGGCGCAAGCAAAAGCACGACTGATCGCCGCGGGCGGGGGCGCCGCGGCTCCCCGCGAACATGTGAATCCTATGAATCCGGCACCCCAGCGAGTCGCGGCGTCGATTCCGGATGCGTCTGCCTAAAGTCGTCACGACATGATTCGCTTTGACCGTGTAACCAAGACCTACCGGGGCACCAAGAGGCCGGCGCTGAACGCGATCGACCTCGAGATCCTCCGTGGTGAGTTCGTCTTCCTCGTGGGGGCGTCGGGCTCCGGCAAGTCGAGCTTCCTGAGGCTGATCCTCAAGGAGGACAAGCCCACGAGCGGCAACATCCACGTGCTCGGGCAAGACCTCGGGGCCATCTCCAACCGCAAGGTGCCCTACTTCAGGCGCAACCTCGGTGTGGTCTTCCAGGACTTCCGCCTCCTCCCCGGCAAGAACGTCTTCGACAACGTCGCGTTCACCCTCCAGGTCATCGGCAAGTCGAAGGGCTTCATCCAGGAAGCGGTGCCCGACGTGCTGCAGATGGTGGGCCTCGCCGAGAAGGCGAACCGCCTCCCCAACGAGCTCTCCGGCGGCGAGCAGCAGCGCGTGGCGATCGCCCGCGCCGTGGTGAACAAGCCCGCCATCCTGCTCGCCGACGAGCCGACGGGCAACCTCGACCCGTCGACCAGCGCCGGCATCATGACGGTGCTCGAGCGCATCAACGCCGGCGGCACCACGGTGGTCATGGCCACCCACGACAACGCCATCGTCGACCACATGAAGCGCCGTGTGATCGAGCTGGTCACCGGCCAGATCGTGCGCGACGAAGACCAGGGCGGCTACGGCATGACCGCCGAGATCGCCCTCCAGGACTCCGGGCTCACCGCCGAGATCGCACTCGCCGAAGGGCTCGTGCGCCGGGCGGGGCCGGCGCAGCCGCATCCGGCCCCTCAGCCGGTGGGCGCGCCGGCGGGTGGGTCGACGCAGACGGCCGCCGCAGCGGCCTCCGCCCCCGCCGCCCCCGCTGCCACGGGCACCGTTCCGCAGATGCCCACCGCCCCCGTGACCTCGCAGAACCCGACGGTGCCCCCCGCGGCGCCGCAGGCCGCTCCCGCGGCCCCCCAGCACACCGGAGTCGTGCCGCCGATGCCGCTCACCCCGACCGCTCCCGAGCCGGGCGACCCCGCGACCGAGTCGCTGTCGCTGGCCGAGAAGCTCGGGCTGCGCGCGCCCGGAAGCAGCGGCTCCTCCTCGAACGACCAGAACGTGGGGCCCACGACGTGAGATTCGCACTCATCCTCGGCGAGGTCGGCACCGGCCTCCGACGCAACGTCTCGATGGTCGTCTCCGTCGTGCTCGTCACGTTCATCTCCCTCACCTTCGTGGGTGTCGCCATCCTGCTTCAGATGCAGATCGACCAGATGAAGAGCTTCTGGTACGACAAGGCGCAGGTGGCCATCTACATGTGCACGGCGACCTCCGGCGGCGACAACTGCGCCGGGGGAGAGGCGTCCCAAGACCAGATCGACGCCGTGATGGCGCAACTCGACTCGCCCACCCTGGCGCCGTTCATCGAGCAGTACTACTTCGAAGACCACGAGCAGGCGTTCGAGAACTTCCAGCAGCAGTTCGCCGGCAACCCCGTCACCGACTACGTCACCGCCGACCTGCTCAACCAGACCTACTGGGTGAACCTGGTCGACCCCACGCAGTCCGACGTGCTGGTCGAGAGCCTCTCCGGCCTCGCCGGGGTGGAGAGCGTGACCGACCAGCGCAGCTACCTCGAGCAGATCTTCTCCATCCTGAACGCCGCGAGCTACACGGCCATCGGCATCGCCGCCCTCATGCTCGTGGCCGCGGTGCTGCTCATCGCCACCACCATCAGGCTCTCCGCATTCTCCCGCAGGAGGGAGCTCGGCATCATGCGGCTGGTGGGCGCGTCCAACCGGTTCATCCAGACCCCGTTCATCCTCGAGGGCATCATCGCCTCGCTCATCGGCTCGGTGCTGGCGGGGCTCGCCATCGTGGCTATCGTGAAGTTCTTCGTGCGCGACTTCCTGGTGCCGTCGCTGCCGTTCACCTCGTTCGTGAACCTCGGCGACGCGCTCCTCGTGGTGCCGATACTCGTCGTGCTCGGCGCGGTGCTCGCGGCGTTCTCGGCGAAGTTCGCCATCACGAGGTACCTCAAGGTCTAGAATGGTGGGCTGCCTCCTTCGGAGCGGCTCATCTTCTCTCACTCGACCTAAGGGGCGCCATGCCACGCGAACGCGGACAGACCACCGTCGCGACCAACCGCAAGGCGCGTCACGACTACACGATCGAAGACACCTACGAGGCCGGCCTCGTGCTCACCGGAACCGAGGTGAAATCCCTGCGGGCCGGGCGCGCATCGCTCGTCGACGGCTATGCCTTCATCGACGGGGGAGAGGCGTGGCTCGATGCCGTGCACATCCCGGAGTACAACCAGGGCACCTGGAACAACCACCCGCCGCGGCGCAAGCGCAAGCTGCTGCTCCACAAGGAGCAGATCCTCAAGATCCACAACAAGACCAAAGAGGGCGGCTACACCCTGGTTCCGCTGTCGCTCTACTTCAGCGACGGGCGCGCGAAGGTCGAACTCGCGGTGGCGAAGGGCAAGCGCGAGTACGACAAGCGTCACGCCCTGCGCGAGCGGCAGGACAAGCGCGAGGCCGACCGCGCCATGGCGAGCCGGCGCAACCTCGGCGACTGAGCCGGGGCGGGGCCAGGTCACCCCCGTTCAGGCCGGACCGAGGGCGAACCGCACGCCGGTGAGGCTCTCGACGCGCGCCCAGAGCTCTGCGCCGACGGCC contains the following coding sequences:
- the rph gene encoding ribonuclease PH, with product MTDTAPLRKDGRTADQLRTVTIERGWSEQAEGSALVSFGKTKVLCTASFTNGVPRWKAGSGKGWVTAEYAMLPRSTNDRMDREAVKGRIGGRTHEISRLIGRSLRAVVDMKSLGENTIVIDCDVLQADGGTRTAAITGAYVALADAIEWARTKKFIAQKAKPLIDSVSAVSVGIIDGEPMLDLAYVEDVRAETDMNVVVTGRGLFVEVQGTAEGAPFDRRELDSLLDLALVGTSELALLQGAVLAAPGDEGTAR
- the rdgB gene encoding RdgB/HAM1 family non-canonical purine NTP pyrophosphatase gives rise to the protein MKVVLATHNAHKVEEFQGILGRALPELEIVAYDGPEPVEDGTSFDENALIKARAAAAHTGLPALADDSGICVDVLGGAPGIFSARWAGHGRGAVANLELLLDQLADIAPEHRAASFACHIAIVNPASGFETVVSGSWPGRLATEVHGEGGFGYDPIFVPEGHDITAAELTAAQKNAISHRARAFEAAIPVLRMNVIPD
- a CDS encoding cation diffusion facilitator family transporter → MAEHTDTHDHVADHGCGGSVARTHAVSETAGAATPTGGGHSHDHASGANRTRLSIAIAIVATVLVVETVGAVLSGSLSLFADAGHMLSDLIGLIIALVATIVAARPANQRHSYGYQRAEVFGALANGLILVGLAVFVTWEAVSRLLAEESGEVRGGLMLLVAGIGLVANFVSLMILRGGAKTSINMRGAYLEVLGDLLGSVAVIVAAGVILLTGFEKADAIASLVIAAMIVPRAISLLRDVVAVLSQSTPASMDVAGIRGHILAEPGVVDVHDVHVWAITSGRYVFSAHVVVEREVFERGETGPLLDSLGGCLSGHFDVEHSTFQLEPAEHARHEQSAHE
- a CDS encoding DedA family protein; protein product: MTAVPSALIPWLDPNTLLGGVFGPVALLVVCAIVFAETGLLVGFLLPGDTLLFFTGVLAVGGKFGIDIWWVCLAISFAAFLGGEVGYLIGHKLGPRVFERRESGLFSVRNVERTNAFFERFGALAVIMARFVPIVRTFAPIAAGVGHMNYKRYSLYNAIGAIIWGSGVTLLGYGLGQIPIVKEFAEKYLDVVLIAVVVLTVIPTVFHYLRERSKAKKSVAAAEAEEVEITGAAEKLTLEPEVFGNDLDSPRS
- a CDS encoding MFS transporter; amino-acid sequence: MTTSIDDGFRFRSIALPALVPTLLFGIGEGAVIPIIPAVAASLGADLAGAALIAAMIVVGQLAGDIPAGWLVSKIGERRAMIGAALLSLLGIALAIIAVQAAVFGLAVFLIGLSAATFALARQAFMTTYVPVRIRARALSTLGGAFRAGWFVGPFLGAAVIAVTGTVEAVFFVHVACAVAVLVVLVVMRDPTEGLQRPDAGERELAAEAPGLFRTIWLHRGVLLRMGTGAGVVGALRASRLAILPLWAVSIGLSEQTTALVIGIGAAADFALFYTSGQIMDRFGRLWSVVPSMLGMSIALLTLSVTHELGSAVQWFVVIAVFLGVANGVGSGIIMTLSADLAPRENPAPFLGAFRFAADAGAAVAPLAVAGVVAVASLSVATGLVGVVGLAGVAILWRNIPRYVPHPRARPAGGTG
- the prfB gene encoding peptide chain release factor 2, which produces MLELDLSEQIAALRSTFHDIRTVVDVDALTAEIARLSEEAGAPDLWDDTAKAQQVTSALSHRQGELAKIESIQTRLDDLEVLIELANEAGDEDSAEEARVELAAIQKVLGDLEVQTLLNGEFDARPAVVTIRAGAGGVDAADFAEMLMRMYLRWAEKHGYSSTVMDTSYAEEAGIKSATFEIDAPYAFGTLGVEAGTHRLVRMSPFGAAGKRQTSFAAVEVIPLMEEAAVIEIPESDIRVDVFRSSGPGGQSVNTTDSAVRITHLPTGTVVSMQNEKSQIQNRAAAMRVLQSRLMLIQREQEAAQKKELAGNITASWGDQMRSYVLAPYQMVKDLRTEFEVNNPSAVFDGDLDGFINAGIRWRKQKHD
- the ftsE gene encoding cell division ATP-binding protein FtsE — translated: MIRFDRVTKTYRGTKRPALNAIDLEILRGEFVFLVGASGSGKSSFLRLILKEDKPTSGNIHVLGQDLGAISNRKVPYFRRNLGVVFQDFRLLPGKNVFDNVAFTLQVIGKSKGFIQEAVPDVLQMVGLAEKANRLPNELSGGEQQRVAIARAVVNKPAILLADEPTGNLDPSTSAGIMTVLERINAGGTTVVMATHDNAIVDHMKRRVIELVTGQIVRDEDQGGYGMTAEIALQDSGLTAEIALAEGLVRRAGPAQPHPAPQPVGAPAGGSTQTAAAAASAPAAPAATGTVPQMPTAPVTSQNPTVPPAAPQAAPAAPQHTGVVPPMPLTPTAPEPGDPATESLSLAEKLGLRAPGSSGSSSNDQNVGPTT
- the ftsX gene encoding permease-like cell division protein FtsX is translated as MRFALILGEVGTGLRRNVSMVVSVVLVTFISLTFVGVAILLQMQIDQMKSFWYDKAQVAIYMCTATSGGDNCAGGEASQDQIDAVMAQLDSPTLAPFIEQYYFEDHEQAFENFQQQFAGNPVTDYVTADLLNQTYWVNLVDPTQSDVLVESLSGLAGVESVTDQRSYLEQIFSILNAASYTAIGIAALMLVAAVLLIATTIRLSAFSRRRELGIMRLVGASNRFIQTPFILEGIIASLIGSVLAGLAIVAIVKFFVRDFLVPSLPFTSFVNLGDALLVVPILVVLGAVLAAFSAKFAITRYLKV
- the smpB gene encoding SsrA-binding protein SmpB produces the protein MPRERGQTTVATNRKARHDYTIEDTYEAGLVLTGTEVKSLRAGRASLVDGYAFIDGGEAWLDAVHIPEYNQGTWNNHPPRRKRKLLLHKEQILKIHNKTKEGGYTLVPLSLYFSDGRAKVELAVAKGKREYDKRHALRERQDKREADRAMASRRNLGD